Proteins encoded in a region of the Odocoileus virginianus isolate 20LAN1187 ecotype Illinois chromosome 9, Ovbor_1.2, whole genome shotgun sequence genome:
- the GFRA4 gene encoding LOW QUALITY PROTEIN: GDNF family receptor alpha-4 (The sequence of the model RefSeq protein was modified relative to this genomic sequence to represent the inferred CDS: deleted 1 base in 1 codon) yields the protein MGGAQDNGKNLKDPSLDGVCGGHTNNRSLPASPTGSRSSVAPNPCVDAADACTADERCHRLRTAYVAQCLGRAAPGGCPRARCRRALRHFFARGPPALTHALLFCPCGGPACAERRRQTFVPSCAFSGPGPAPPSCLRPLDACEHSRICRPRLLAFQASCATTASSPDGCLQGQAPSCLRAYAGLVGTAITPNYVDNASARVEPWCDCRASGNRREECEVFRGLFTRNRCLESAIQTFDGGWAPILRNQLDSHQDPEQSLLQVSTADAPLEGSSLLSMLLVLALQSLF from the exons ATGG GTGGGGCCCAGGACAATGGGAAGAATCTCAAGGACCCCTCTTTGGATGG TGTCTGTGGGGGGCACACCAACAACCGCAGCCTACCCGCCTCTCCAACAGGATCGCGGAGCTCTGTAGCACCGAATCCATGCGTGGACGCGGCCGACGCGTGCACCGCCGACGAGCGGTGCCATCGGCTGCGCACCGCGTACGTGGCGCAGTGCTTGGGTCGCGCCGCGCCGGGGGGCTGCCCCCGCGCCCGCTGCCGCCGCGCCCTGCGCCACTTCTTCGCCCGCGGGCCGCCCGCGCTTACCCATGCACTGCTCTTCTGCCCTTGCGGCGGCCCCGCGTGCGCAGAGCGTCGGCGCCAGACCTTCGTGCCCTCCTGCGCTTTCTCAGGGCCTGGCCCAGCGCcaccttcctgcctcagg cccttAGACGCCTGCGAGCACAGCCGGATCTGCAG GCCCCGCCTCCTGGCCTTCCAGGCCTCCTGCGCGACCACAGCCAGCAGCCCTGACGGCTGCCTCCAAGGCCAGGCCCCCAGCTGCCTGCGCGCCTACGCCGGCCTCGTGG GCACAGCCATCACGCCCAACTACGTGGACAACGCAAGCGCGCGCGTGGAACCCTGGTGCGACTGCAGAGCCAGCGGAAATCGGCGTGAGGAGTGCGAAGTCTTCCGGGGGCTCTTTACGAGGAACCGCTGCTTGG AGAGTGCCATACAGACCTTTGACGGTGGGTGGGCCCCAATCCTACGTAACCAACTGGACTCCCACCAGGACCCTGAGCAGAGTCTCCTGCAG GTGTCTACTGCAGATGCACCCCTGGAGGGGAGCTCCCTGCTCTCCATGCTTCTTGTTCTGGCTCTCCAGTCCCTGTTCTGA